GGTGAAATCGCCTTATAACACGCCTTACTCTCAGGCAGTAGGAAAGCCCTACTACTACCGAAACGGCGGTAATTTCCACTATGCAAACGCTGTATTTTATGCAATTGGGGGCGAACAAGCAATCTATCAGAGCAGTATTCCTACTTTCTTATCAGGGAATCCTGATGCTTTACCAGGAGCAGTTGGAAACTCAGGAGGTATGATGTCGCCACCTGCTGGTGTTAAATTAGCTTACGGTCCCGCAAGGACACCGGGGCCTAATCCATATCCTTATGGGCAATGTACTTGGTATGCCTATGGACGAATGCATCAAATCGGTAAACCGATTGCATGGTTTCCAGGGAATGCAGGAAACGGTGGTCAGTGGATGTATACTGCCTTACAATATGGCTATCGTGTTGAAAAAGGTCGTCCGGCTGCTGGCACAGCAGTCAGTTTTCCACCGGGTCTATCTGGTGCTGGTTCTGTTGGCCACGTAGCCTTTGTTGAAGCTACATTTAGTGACGGATCAATATTAATTTCAGAAAGTAATATGGTTGGTGCAGGGATTGTTAACTATCGAACGATTGGTGCGGCAGAAGCAAGCCAAGCTTCCTATATTTATATGTAAAGATGGAGGGAAAGTATGAAAAATTTAATAAAAAAGCCAAGTTTTATTGCAGGGGTCATTGCTTTGTTAGTGGCCTCTGTATGTTTTAATGGTGTCCTTGCTTATATTAATAACAATCTAACCAATGAGTTAGAAAAAACACGCCAAGCAGTATCTATTAATAGAAATAATGGAGATGAATCTTCTGATAAGGATAAATTGATAAAATCATTAGAAGAAGAAAACGCAAAATTAAAAAATGATAAAAATAGTCAACAGAACCGGAATCCAGATGATAAAAATAAAGCCACCTCAAACGTTACCTCGACAAAAACTTTAGTGGAGGACTTTATTAAAAACTATGAGGAATTATCTACTCAACGTCCTGACTATGATAATCAAATTCCAAAATTCAAGCCATTGGTTACCGATAATCTTTTAAAACAACTCTTCCCTGAAGTTCCTCAAGATCAAATGGCAAAGACCGAGGATGAAATAAATGATCATAATATCTATAATCGAACAGTCGACAATATTTCAGTCTTTCTAAATGAAGAAGAATTAGAAAAGGAAGAGCCAGTAGCTATGGCTAAAGTAACAATAACTACACATATCGAGAATGCTGAAGACCGAAATAATACCTCGAGTAAAATAATGGAAATTCATTTAAAGAAAGTTGACGGCCAATTAAAAGTCGATTCTTTTGCAACCAATTTCCTTTAGAAAGGAGAATAAATAATGGCTAGTCTTTTTAAGAAAAAGAATAAAAGAAATGAACCAGTCAAAAAGAAAACCAAAGAAAACACTATGAGTAAGTTTTATAAAAAAGCTTTTATCTTTTTTGGTTTAGGAAGTGCGCTTTTATTTCTAAGTCCTATTGTTACTGGAACGGAGTATAAAATTGAAAGTACTCCAGTTGGGGAACTAAGTCCAATTACTGATAAAATACAAATTAAAATGGTTAAAGCAGCCTATAATCCTCGAGCAGAATTATTCCGTGTTGATTTTGAAATTCAAACAGATGCAAGTAACCCAGCATTAGTGAACTTAGAATATTATGCTTTCGCAAAAATTTTGAAAGATACAGATGAAGAAATACCAGGCGAAATCGTACAAGTTAACCCAAAATATTTAGTTGCTTTCTTTAAAAAAGTTCCTGATAACTATAAAGCGATAGGAGTTACTTTAAAGCCATCTTATATTGAAGAGGCAATAACAAATGACCCTAATATGGAAAAACGTAAGGTGTTTGTTAACTTCCTGCAAGAAGATGTACCAGAAGATACAAACATTTCCATAACAACTGCAAATCAATACGAAGCTGATTG
This genomic stretch from Aerococcus mictus harbors:
- a CDS encoding coiled-coil domain-containing protein, with the protein product MASLFKKKNKRNEPVKKKTKENTMSKFYKKAFIFFGLGSALLFLSPIVTGTEYKIESTPVGELSPITDKIQIKMVKAAYNPRAELFRVDFEIQTDASNPALVNLEYYAFAKILKDTDEEIPGEIVQVNPKYLVAFFKKVPDNYKAIGVTLKPSYIEEAITNDPNMEKRKVFVNFLQEDVPEDTNISITTANQYEADWIRAKVDEVQQEIEEHQEDIRLSRIKIENNKKTMEENKADTSLMTKEEVEEYERGRRTLETNILQEEGLIEKKEEAIKKLEERKENYNKQIQELENKMR